One genomic region from Quercus robur chromosome 4, dhQueRobu3.1, whole genome shotgun sequence encodes:
- the LOC126720730 gene encoding zinc finger CCCH domain-containing protein 48-like isoform X3 — MEIKTARRGPQGKESSVFDRLGAGRGGHLNNSSNKICKFWLSGRCLKNPCRFAHSETPDVATIHHPRQTPYYPHSSNALVSNTWRRAPRLSQNVQEKVVNHKSSENVPGKSESDLEDINKKLPESVSESSSECSVVENDSNLENVVEEKPLEHVPKKTTEMVCEFWVQGTCVYGDQCPYLHSWFRGDKFKRLAELQGHNKAVNGIALPLRCNKLCSGSSDGTIRLWDCHTGQCANVINLGSEVGSVCSEGPWLFVGLPNVVKVWNTESGAEYSLNGPVGQVNALESVNDLLFAGVEDGVILAWKGTCESILTFQLAASLKGHTHGITCLVVGGGNRLYSGSKDHTIRVWDHENWQCIMTLNGHDDVVKSLMCWDKYLLSGSLDCTIKVWASTEDGSLEVIYTHSEEQGIRALSGMTDPDVKPILCCSCSDKSVHLYELPTFTDRGRLFAKQEVQTLQIGPGGLFFTGDQMVC; from the exons ATGGAGATTAAAACTGCAAGAAGAGGGCCACAGGGAAAAGAAAGTTCTGTTTTTGATCGATTAGGAGCAGGACGAGGAGGGCATTTAAACAACAGCAGCAACAAGATATGCAAATTTTGGCTCAGTGGTAGATGCCTTAAAAACCCATGTAGGTTTGCCCATTCAGAAACACCTGATGTGGCCACCATTCACCATCCCAGGCAGACTCCTTACTACCCTCACTCCAGCAACGCTTTAGTTTCGAATACTTGGCGAAGGGCTCCTAGGCTTTCACAAAATGTTCAGGAGAAGGTTGTTAACCACAAGTCTTCCGAAAATGTTCCTGGAAAGTCTGAATCAGACTTGGAAGATATTAATAAGAAGTTGCCAGAAAGCGTTTCTGAGAGTTCTTCAGAATGTTCTGTTGTTGAAAATGATTCTAATCTGGAGAATGTGGTTGAAGAAAAGCCTCTGGAGCATGTTCCTAAGAAAACCACAGAAATGGTTTGTGAGTTCTGGGTGCAAGGGACGTGTGTCTATGGTGATCAGTGCCCTTACCTACACTCATGGTTTCGTGGGGATAAGTTCAAAAGGTTGGCAGAGCTTCAAGGGCACAACAAG GCAGTCAACGGAATTGCACTTCCTCTAAGATGCAACAAGCTTTGTTCAGGTAGCAGTGACGGAACAATTCGGCTTTGGGATTGCCATACTGGTCAATGTGCTAATGTGATTAAC CTTGGTAGCGAAGTTGGATCTGTTTGTAGTGAGGGCCCATGGCTCTTTGTTGGCCTGCCAAATGTTGTGAAG GTGTGGAATACTGAATCAGGTGCTGAATACAGTCTCAATGGACCTGTTGGGCAAGTCAATGCATTGGAATCTGTTAATGATTTGCTTTTTGCTGGGGTAGAG GACGGTGTTATTTTGGCATGGAAAGGCACTTGTGAAAGTATTCTTACATTTCAACTTGCTGCAAGTCTTAAAGGCCACACACATGGTATAACATGTTTAGTTGTTGGAGGAGGCAACAGGCTGTACTCAGgttccaaggaccatacaataagg gTTTGGGATCATGAAAATTGGCAGTGTATTATGACACTGAATGGGCATGATGATGTTGTGAAGTCTCTCATGTGCTGGGATAAGTATTTGCTCTCTGGTTCATTGGATTGCACGATAAAAGTTTGGGCTTCTACTGAGGATGGCAGCTTGGAAGTAATCTATACTCACAGTGAAGAACAA GGTATTCGTGCACTTTCTGGGATGACCGATCCGGATGTTAAACCAATCCTGTGTTGCTCTTGTAGTGATAAATCTGTCCACCTCTATGAACTGCCAAC attCACTGACAGGGGCAGATTATTTGCAAAACAAGAAGTCCAGACTCTTCAAATAGGTCCTGGGGGCCTCTTTTTTACTGGGGATCAGA
- the LOC126720730 gene encoding zinc finger CCCH domain-containing protein 48-like isoform X2, translating into MEIKTARRGPQGKESSVFDRLGAGRGGHLNNSSNKICKFWLSGRCLKNPCRFAHSETPDVATIHHPRQTPYYPHSSNALVSNTWRRAPRLSQNVQEKVVNHKSSENVPGKSESDLEDINKKLPESVSESSSECSVVENDSNLENVVEEKPLEHVPKKTTEMVCEFWVQGTCVYGDQCPYLHSWFRGDKFKRLAELQGHNKAVNGIALPLRCNKLCSGSSDGTIRLWDCHTGQCANVINLGSEVGSVCSEGPWLFVGLPNVVKVWNTESGAEYSLNGPVGQVNALESVNDLLFAGVEDGVILAWKGTCESILTFQLAASLKGHTHGITCLVVGGGNRLYSGSKDHTIRVWDHENWQCIMTLNGHDDVVKSLMCWDKYLLSGSLDCTIKVWASTEDGSLEVIYTHSEEQGIRALSGMTDPDVKPILCCSCSDKSVHLYELPTFTDRGRLFAKQEVQTLQIGPGGLFFTGDQTGLLTVYTWLAD; encoded by the exons ATGGAGATTAAAACTGCAAGAAGAGGGCCACAGGGAAAAGAAAGTTCTGTTTTTGATCGATTAGGAGCAGGACGAGGAGGGCATTTAAACAACAGCAGCAACAAGATATGCAAATTTTGGCTCAGTGGTAGATGCCTTAAAAACCCATGTAGGTTTGCCCATTCAGAAACACCTGATGTGGCCACCATTCACCATCCCAGGCAGACTCCTTACTACCCTCACTCCAGCAACGCTTTAGTTTCGAATACTTGGCGAAGGGCTCCTAGGCTTTCACAAAATGTTCAGGAGAAGGTTGTTAACCACAAGTCTTCCGAAAATGTTCCTGGAAAGTCTGAATCAGACTTGGAAGATATTAATAAGAAGTTGCCAGAAAGCGTTTCTGAGAGTTCTTCAGAATGTTCTGTTGTTGAAAATGATTCTAATCTGGAGAATGTGGTTGAAGAAAAGCCTCTGGAGCATGTTCCTAAGAAAACCACAGAAATGGTTTGTGAGTTCTGGGTGCAAGGGACGTGTGTCTATGGTGATCAGTGCCCTTACCTACACTCATGGTTTCGTGGGGATAAGTTCAAAAGGTTGGCAGAGCTTCAAGGGCACAACAAG GCAGTCAACGGAATTGCACTTCCTCTAAGATGCAACAAGCTTTGTTCAGGTAGCAGTGACGGAACAATTCGGCTTTGGGATTGCCATACTGGTCAATGTGCTAATGTGATTAAC CTTGGTAGCGAAGTTGGATCTGTTTGTAGTGAGGGCCCATGGCTCTTTGTTGGCCTGCCAAATGTTGTGAAG GTGTGGAATACTGAATCAGGTGCTGAATACAGTCTCAATGGACCTGTTGGGCAAGTCAATGCATTGGAATCTGTTAATGATTTGCTTTTTGCTGGGGTAGAG GACGGTGTTATTTTGGCATGGAAAGGCACTTGTGAAAGTATTCTTACATTTCAACTTGCTGCAAGTCTTAAAGGCCACACACATGGTATAACATGTTTAGTTGTTGGAGGAGGCAACAGGCTGTACTCAGgttccaaggaccatacaataagg gTTTGGGATCATGAAAATTGGCAGTGTATTATGACACTGAATGGGCATGATGATGTTGTGAAGTCTCTCATGTGCTGGGATAAGTATTTGCTCTCTGGTTCATTGGATTGCACGATAAAAGTTTGGGCTTCTACTGAGGATGGCAGCTTGGAAGTAATCTATACTCACAGTGAAGAACAA GGTATTCGTGCACTTTCTGGGATGACCGATCCGGATGTTAAACCAATCCTGTGTTGCTCTTGTAGTGATAAATCTGTCCACCTCTATGAACTGCCAAC attCACTGACAGGGGCAGATTATTTGCAAAACAAGAAGTCCAGACTCTTCAAATAG